The following are encoded in a window of Salvelinus fontinalis isolate EN_2023a chromosome 40, ASM2944872v1, whole genome shotgun sequence genomic DNA:
- the LOC129839289 gene encoding uncharacterized protein LOC129839289 yields the protein MSSSSSSYDIGKYYQLSKILCSYREKIRELFDQYISDTLSYIHTVEGFCERHPRWILQRKEEQSQMKNIKDMAEGIDPNFDKVIKSEDKAKAFQEFTKKYLTQVTADNRHKELEKELEDVLKDTLKGLEELEYFMDAMERLVVTSVFVFADENRLCPLPQGREPSSVRAVITSARMACPLLIHFKRDASAFFSPCLLNVEVLYVYLENYIHISEQLCERMRLGNVMNQHLRLTFLFQESALHFIDLFSQRHSRMLDFLKELERRAVKLEEMKFGSDISSVAGSAVGATGGALTIAGLCLAPVTVGLSLWLTIAGLGLGVTSGVNGVTTGVTEIIVNRYHSKEVNTVFQHFIEDMQILRGSLEKVASRILPVVGFNMVALGVGVIMGKGAVSLGMKINGIVKNNSAIEALKGNGMVMGAGKVGLGGGNKLAADLPDIGMLAQGTPLALSKTLRRCNVALNALFIGLDIITIYKDSVSLAKGSKSEDSQLIRARVALWRTEINSCQRIHDSLCQGIRRFRQSQRILEKPFYLVKELESLEPLVEMGLMDSLRMI from the exons ATGTCCAGCTCCAGTTCTAGTTATGATATTGGCAAATACT ATCAATTAAGTAAGATCCTGTGTTCTTACAGAGAGAAAATAAGAGAGTTATTTGACCAATACATCTCAGACACCCTCAGCTACATCCACACAGTAGAGGGATTCTGTGAAAGGCATCCAAGGTGGATCCTGCAGAGAAAGGAGGAACAATCCCAGATGAAGAACATCAAGGACATGGCAGAAGGAATCGACCCCAACTTTGATAAAGTCATTAAATCTGAGGATAAGGCAAAGGCATTTCAAGAGTTCACAAAGAAGTATCTGACCCAGGTAACTGCAGACAATAGACATAAGGAGCTGGAGAAGGAGCTAGAAGATGTACTGAAGGACACTCTCAAAGGGCTGGAGGAGCTGGAATACTTCATGGATGCTATGGAGAGGCTGGTGGTCACCTCTGTGTTTGTATTTGCTGATGAAAACCGGTTGTGTCCTCTGCCTCAGGGGAGGGAACCATCAAGTGTCCGAGCTGTCATCACCTCTGCTAGAATGGcctgtcctctcctcatccactTTAAGAGGGACGCTTCAGCCTTCTTTTCCCCATGCCTCCTCAATGTGGAGGTGCTGTACGTGTACTTGGAAAATTACATACACATCTCTGAGCAGCTGTGTGAGAGAATGAGATTGGGAAATGT gatgaaccagcaCCTTAGACTGACGTTCCTGTTCCAGGAGTCTGCCCTGCACTTCATTGATCTGTTCAGTCAGCGCCACTCCAGAATGCTGGACTTTCTAAAAGAGCTGGAAAGGAGAGCTGTCAAACTAGAAGAGATGAAATTCGGGTCTGACATCTCCAGTGTGGCAGGCAGTGCAGTGGGGGCGACAGGAGGGGCTCTGACCATAGCAGGCCTGTGTCTTGCCCCTGTGACTGTTGGGCTGTCACTATGGCTCACCATCGCAGGGCTTGGACTGGGTGTGACCAGTGGGGTCAACGGTGTAACCACCGGTGTCACAGAGATAATCGTTAACAGATACCACAGCAAGGAAGTCAATACAGTCTTTCAACATTTCATAGAGGACATGCAAATACTCCGGGGGAGTCTGGAGAAGGTGGCCAGCAGAATTCTTCCTGTTGTGGGATTTAACATGGTAGCACTAGGGGTTGGGGTGATTATGGGCAAAGGTGCTGTGAGTTTAGGAATGAAGATCAACGGCATAGTAAAAAATAACTCTGCAATAGAGGCCTTAAAGGGGAACGGCATGGTCATGGGTGCAGGCAAGGTGGGACTCGGGGGGGGCAACAAACTTGCTGCAGATTTACCTGACATTGGGATGTTGGCCCAAGGCACTCCACTCGCCCTATCTAAGACATTAAGGCGATGTAATGTGGCCTTAAATGCCCTATTCATTGGCCTGGACATCATCACTATCTATAAAGACAGTGTCAGCCTCGCCAAAGGCAGCAAGAGTGAGGACTCCCAGCTCATCCGAGCCAGAGTGGCACTGTGGCGCACGGAGATCAACTCATGTCAGAGGATCCATGACTCACTGTGCCAAGGCATCCGTAGGTTCAGACAGAGTCAGCGAATCCTGGAGAAACCATTTTACCTTGTGAAGGAGTTAGAAAGTCTAGAGCCGCTTGTAGAGATGGGACTCATGGACAGCCTGAGGATGATATAG